From Miscanthus floridulus cultivar M001 chromosome 15, ASM1932011v1, whole genome shotgun sequence, the proteins below share one genomic window:
- the LOC136509158 gene encoding uncharacterized protein, translating to MAFSFPEALVAAMDGDLCLLKEMADKVNLRETKDAKGRNALHWAAVNGHLEVCRFLVEESGFDVNSDSESGQLPVHSAAAGRSESVLKYLLDRGGDPVRPDLRGTTPLHFAAEEGNCEAVRLLLSKGVDVEPVNFMGTPLHLAASQDQDQVMKILLEHGADPKRVVNYVFTPLLMACNGPSLKCAKLLVEAGADVNFRSPSGPVILMEAVDDGFTEIVKFLLDAGADPNIADEDGRVPIMCAGAHGKRELVEILFPWTKPIPSMPEWSVDGIIRGMKYLRFEAQGAVLKEHIADAKSKGKEAFAKGEYFAAVYFYGLAVDRDPLDATLFSNISLCWLRVRDGKQALSFAKKCRMMRPRWSKAWYREGAALMFLKHYRGAVDAFTQALKLDPASNEVKNALGEAKDAMRNTSRS from the exons ATGGCCTTCTCGTTCCCCGAAGCGCTCGTGGCCGCCATGGACGGAGACCTCTGCCTCCTCAAGG AAATGGCGGACAAGGTGAACCTTCGTGAAACCAAGGACGCTAAGGGGCGGAACGCGCTCCACTGGGCCGCGGTGAACGGCCACCTGGAGGTCTGCAGGTTCCTGGTGGAGGAATCGGGGTTTGATGTCAACTCCGACTCCGAATCAG GCCAGTTGCCGGTCCACAGCGCTGCTGCTGGGAGAAGCGAGAGTGTCCTGAAGTACCTTCTGGACCGTGGCGGCGACCCAGTGAGGCCAGACTTAAGGGGCACGACGCCACTGCACTTTGCGGCGGAGGAAG GGAATTGCGAGGCTGTAAGACTACTGCTATCCAAGGGTGTTGATGTGGAGCCAGTCAATTTTATGGGGACACCGTTGCACTTGGCTGCCTCCCAGGACCAAGATCAAGTTATGAAGATCCTGCTGGAGCATGGTGCTGAT CCCAAAAGAGTAGTTAATTATGTCTTTACACCACTCTTGATGGCTTGCAATGGGCCTTCCTTAAAGTGCGCAAAGCTACTGGTTGAG GCTGGTGCTGATGTGAACTTTAGAAGTCCTTCTGGACCAGTCATTTTAATGGAGGCAGTTGATGATGGCTTCACTGAGATTGTAAAGTTCTTGCTAGATGCTGGAGCTGACCCTAATATTGCAGACGAG GATGGGAGAGTCCCAATTATGTGCGCAGGAGCTCATGGGAAACGTGAGCTTGTTGAAATTCTATTTCCTTGGACAAAACCAATTCCATCTATGCCGGAATGGAGTGTTGATGGGATAATTAGAGGCATGAAATATCTGCGTTTTGAGGCTCAG GGTGCAGTTTTGAAAGAACATATAGCTGATGCAAAGTCAAAAGGAAAGGAAGCTTTTGCAAAGGGGGAGTACTTCGCAGCAGTTTACTTCTATGGTCTG GCAGTGGACAGAGATCCACTTGATGCCACCTTGTTTTCCAACATAAGCTTATGTTGGTTGCGGGTGAGAGACGGGAAGCAAGCTCTTTCATTTGCTAAAAAATGCAGGATGATGCGTCCTAGGTGGTCTAAGGCATGGTATCGTGAGGGCGCAGCTCTCATGTTCCTGAAG CACTACAGAGGAGCAGTCGATGCGTTCACGCAAGCACTGAAACTTGACCCTGCAAGTAATGAAGTCAAGAATGCGTTGGG GGAGGCCAAAGATGCTATGAGGAACACTTCTCGCTCGTGA